The sequence aaactgcatcttaaaaaaaaaaaaaatctttcagagtgaaattagtaataaaatgatatataacaGCATTAAAGTTTTGGAAAGAAGGTTATGGATGTGTGTTCATAGGTATTCTTACCTGGATTCTTGATACCTATGCTTTGAATAACACACATCAGGATTTTGCTTAGCAAACACAGACCTACCAGGCAAAAACTGTCCTCATTTATCAGACAAATAAAAGGAGCAGAGGCTTAGCACAGGTGGCTTCTCAAGTCACACGGCAAGGCAGTGATTGAGCAAGCAATACACCTTCCCAGGTTAAAGATTGCAACTCATCATCTGTTGCTTCTAAGACTTACTTTAtctcaacaaataaaacaaaacacttgtTAGATCTTTTCTTTGGCAAAAATGGGACAGGAAGAGTTTGCACTTGGTTTTTTGTGAAAGAATGTTAGAAATATATGAAACCGTTGGTAGTATTTTGACTATCAGCTGAAAGGTACTAAATGTTAAACTAGTAATTTGCAATCTGTGATCCTTGAAttgtctctttgtttctttcaggTGGTGCCCAGGCAACATGGGTGACTGGAGCGCCTTAGGCAAACTCCTTGACAAGGTTCAAGCCTACTCAACTGCTGGAGGGAAGGTGTGGCTGTCAGTACTTTTCATTTTCCGAATCCTGCTGCTGGGGACAGCGGTTGAGTCAGCCTGGGGAGATGAGCAGTCTGCCTTTCGTTGTAACACTCAGCAACCTGGTTGTGAAAACGTCTGCTATGACAAGTCTTTCCCAATCTCTCATGTGCGCTTCTGGGTCCTGCAGATCATATTTGTGTCTGTACCCACACTCTTGTACCTGGCTCATGTGTTCTATGTGATGCGAAAGGAAGAGAAACTGAACAAGAAAGAGGAGGAACTCAAGGTTGCCCAAACTGATGGTGCCAATGTGGACATGCACTTGAAGCAGATTGAGATAAAGAAGTTCAAGTATGGTATTGAAGAGCATGGTAAGGTGAAAATGCGAGGGGGGTTGCTGCGAACCTACATCATCAGTATCCTCTTCAAGTCTATCTTTGAGGTGGCCTTCTTGCTGATCCAGTGGTACATCTATGGATTCAGCTTGAGTGCTGTTTACACTTGCAAAAGAGATCCCTGCCCACATCAGGTAGACTGTTTCCTCTCTCGCCCCACGGAGAAAaccatcttcatcatcttcatgCTGGTGGTGTCCTTGGTGTCCCTGGCCTTGAATATCATTGAactcttctatgttttcttcaaggGCGTTAAGGATCGGGTTAAGGGAAAGAGCGACCCTTACCATGCGACCAGTGGCGCGCTGAGCCCCGCCAAAGACTGTGGGTCTCAAAAATATGCTTATTTCAATGGCTGCTCCTCACCAACCGCTCCCCTCTCGCCTATGTCTCCTCCTGGGTACAAGCTGGTTACTGGCGACAGAAACAATTCTTCTTGCCGCAATTACAACAAGCAAGCAAGTGAGCAAAACTGGGCTAATTACAGTGCAGAACAAAATCGAATGGGGCAGGCGGGAAGCACCATCTCTAACTCCCATGCACAGCCTTTTGATTTCCCCGATGATAACCAGAATTCTAAAAAACTAGCTGCTGGACATGAATTACAGCCACTAGCCATTGTGGACCAGCGACCTTCAAGCAGAGCCAGCAGTCGTGCCAGCAGCAGACCTCGGCCTGATGACCTGGAGATCTAGATACAGGCTTGAAAGCATCAAGATTCCACTCAATTGTGGAGAAGAAAAAAGGTGCTGTAGAAAGTGCACCAGGTGTTAATTTTGATCCGGTGGAGGTGGTACTCAACAGCCTTATTCATGAGGCTTAGGAAACACAAAGACATTAGAATACCTAGGTTCACTGGGGGTGTATGGGGTAGATGGGTGGAGAGGGAGGGGATAAGAGAGGTGCATGTTGGTATTTAAAGTAGTGGATTCAAAGAACTTAGATTATACATAAGAGTTCCATTAGGTGATAACATAGATAAGGGCTTTTTCTCCCCGCAAACACCCCTAAGAATGGTTCTGTGTATGTGAATGAGTGGGTGGTAATTGTggctaaatatttttgttttaccaaGAAACTGAAATAATTCTGGCCAGGAATAAATACTTCCTGAACATCTTAGGTCTTTTCAACAAGAAAAAGACAGAGGATTGTCCTTAAGTCCCTGCTAAAACATTCCATTGTTAAAATTTGCACTTTGAAGGTAAGCTTTCTAGGCCTGACCCTCCAGGTGTCAATGGACTTGTGCTactatatttttttattcttggtATCAGTTTAAAATTCAGACAAGGCCCACAGAATAAGATTTTCCGTGCATTTGCAAATACGTATATTCTTTTTCCATCCACTTGCACAATATCATTACCATCACTTTTTCATCATTCCTCAGCTACTACTCACATTCATTTAATGGtttctgtaaacatttttaagacAGTTGGGAtgtcacttaacattttttttttttttgagctaaaGTCAGGGAATCAAGCCATGCTTAATATTTAACAATCACTTGTATGTGTGTGgaagagtttgttttgtttgtcatGTATTGGTACAAGCAGATACAGTATAAACTCACAAACACAGATTTGAAAATAATGCACATACGGTGTTCAAATTTGAACCTTTCTCATGGATTTTTGTGGTGTGGGCCAATATGGTGTTTACATTATATAATTCCTGCTGTGGCAAGTAAAGCacactttttttctcctaaaatgtTTTTCCCCGTGTATCCTATTATGGATACCGGTTTTGTTAATTatgattctttattttctctcctttttttaggATATAGCAGTAATGCTATTACTGAAATgaatttcctttttctgaaatGTAATCATTGATGCTTGAATGATAGAATTTTAGTACTGTAAACAGGCTTTAGTCATTAATGTGAGAGACTTAGAAAAAATGCTTAGAGTGGACTATTAAATGTGCCTAAATGAATTTTGCAGTAACTGGTATTCTTGGGTTTGCCTACTTAATACACAGTAATTCAGAACTTGTATTCTATTATGAGTTTAACAGTCTTTTGGAGTGACCAGCAACTTTGATGTTTGCACTAAGATTTTATTTGGAATGCAAGAGAGGTTGAAAGAGGATTCAGTAGTACACATATAACTAATTTATTTGAACTATATGCTGAAGACATTTACCAGTTTCTCCAAATGCCTTTTTTAAAACTCATCACGGAAGATTGGTGAAAATGCTGAGTATGACACTTTTCTTCTTGCATGTCAGCTACATAAACAGTTTTGTACAATGAAAATTACTAATTTGTTTGACATTCCATGTTAAACTACGGTCATGTTCAGCTTCATTGCATGTAATGTAGACCTAGTCCATCAGATCATGTGTTCTGGAGAGTGTTCTTTATTCAATAAAGTTTTAATTTAGTATAAACATAGCGTTTATATTCCGTGTGATTTGTTTCCCctgccaagatggagtcttgctctgtcacccaggctggagtgcagtggcgcgatctcatctcactgcaacccttgcctcccgggttcaagca is a genomic window of Pongo pygmaeus isolate AG05252 chromosome 5, NHGRI_mPonPyg2-v2.0_pri, whole genome shotgun sequence containing:
- the GJA1 gene encoding gap junction alpha-1 protein, coding for MGDWSALGKLLDKVQAYSTAGGKVWLSVLFIFRILLLGTAVESAWGDEQSAFRCNTQQPGCENVCYDKSFPISHVRFWVLQIIFVSVPTLLYLAHVFYVMRKEEKLNKKEEELKVAQTDGANVDMHLKQIEIKKFKYGIEEHGKVKMRGGLLRTYIISILFKSIFEVAFLLIQWYIYGFSLSAVYTCKRDPCPHQVDCFLSRPTEKTIFIIFMLVVSLVSLALNIIELFYVFFKGVKDRVKGKSDPYHATSGALSPAKDCGSQKYAYFNGCSSPTAPLSPMSPPGYKLVTGDRNNSSCRNYNKQASEQNWANYSAEQNRMGQAGSTISNSHAQPFDFPDDNQNSKKLAAGHELQPLAIVDQRPSSRASSRASSRPRPDDLEI